The Christiangramia flava JLT2011 genome has a segment encoding these proteins:
- the thrS gene encoding threonine--tRNA ligase has product MIKITLPDGSIKEFENGATPIDVAKSISEGLARNVISAKFNGTTVETVTPLTEDGDLVLYTWNDEEGKKAFWHSSSHVMAQAIQDLYPGAKLSIGPAIDNGFYYDVDFGEHKISDSDFKKIEDRMLEIARGKHDFQMRAVSKDEALNFYKKENNPFKVELIENLEDGTITFCDHDTFTDLCRGGHIPNTGIIKAVKLMNVAGAYWRGDENNPQLTRVYGISFPKQKDLKEYLALLEEAKKRDHRKLGKELELFTFSQKVGQGLPLWLPKGAALRERLENFLKKAQKKAGYEMVVSPHIGHKELYVTSGHYAKYGEDSFQPIHTPNEGEEFLLKPMNCPHHCEIYKSSSWSYRDLPKRFAEFGTVYRYEQSGELHGLTRVRGFTQDDAHLFCTPDQLDEEFKKVIDLTLYVFSSLGFENFTAQVSLRDPENKDKYIGSDEVWEKAENAILNAAKEKGLNYVVETGEAAFYGPKLDFMVKDALGRSWQLGTIQVDYNLPERFDLTYKGSDNEEHRPVMIHRAPFGSMERFVAILLEHTGGNFPLWLMPEQAIILSLSEKYEKYSQKVLTLLENNEIRALVDNRNETIGKKIREAEVQKFPYMLIVGEQEEKDGTVSVRKHSEGDLGTMSVEDFANLINTEINSTLKPFETEV; this is encoded by the coding sequence ATGATCAAGATCACCCTGCCTGATGGCAGCATCAAAGAATTTGAAAACGGAGCCACTCCTATAGATGTAGCAAAAAGCATCAGTGAAGGTCTGGCCAGAAATGTCATTTCAGCAAAATTTAATGGAACTACGGTTGAAACGGTAACGCCTTTGACCGAAGACGGCGATCTTGTACTCTATACGTGGAACGATGAAGAAGGAAAAAAGGCATTCTGGCATTCTTCTTCTCACGTGATGGCCCAGGCAATCCAAGACCTGTATCCCGGCGCCAAGCTAAGCATTGGACCAGCAATCGACAATGGGTTTTATTATGACGTCGATTTTGGCGAGCATAAAATTTCAGATTCCGACTTTAAAAAGATCGAAGATCGAATGCTGGAGATTGCCCGAGGAAAGCATGATTTCCAAATGCGTGCTGTTTCCAAAGATGAAGCGCTGAATTTCTATAAAAAAGAGAACAATCCTTTTAAGGTAGAACTAATCGAAAATCTGGAGGACGGAACGATCACTTTCTGCGATCACGATACCTTTACAGACCTATGTCGCGGCGGACATATTCCGAATACCGGGATTATTAAAGCGGTTAAACTGATGAACGTTGCAGGAGCTTACTGGCGAGGCGACGAAAACAACCCTCAGTTAACAAGGGTGTATGGAATTTCCTTTCCGAAGCAAAAAGACTTAAAAGAATACCTTGCCTTATTAGAAGAAGCCAAAAAACGGGATCATCGTAAATTAGGAAAAGAGCTGGAATTATTCACTTTTTCCCAAAAGGTTGGTCAGGGACTGCCACTATGGCTGCCAAAAGGTGCCGCTTTGCGTGAACGCCTGGAAAATTTCCTGAAAAAAGCTCAGAAAAAAGCCGGATATGAAATGGTGGTTTCCCCACATATCGGCCATAAAGAATTATATGTCACTTCCGGTCATTACGCTAAATATGGAGAAGACAGTTTTCAGCCGATTCATACTCCTAATGAAGGAGAGGAATTTTTGCTGAAACCAATGAACTGTCCGCATCATTGTGAGATCTATAAATCTTCCTCCTGGAGCTACCGTGATCTTCCGAAGCGTTTTGCGGAATTCGGAACAGTTTATCGCTACGAACAAAGTGGAGAATTGCACGGACTTACCCGAGTTCGTGGTTTTACACAGGATGACGCACACCTTTTCTGTACACCAGACCAATTGGATGAAGAATTTAAAAAAGTAATTGATCTTACCTTATATGTATTCTCATCTTTAGGTTTTGAAAATTTTACGGCACAGGTATCATTACGCGATCCCGAGAATAAGGATAAATATATAGGAAGCGACGAAGTTTGGGAAAAAGCTGAAAATGCGATCCTGAATGCCGCCAAGGAAAAAGGTTTGAATTACGTAGTAGAAACCGGTGAAGCGGCTTTCTACGGACCAAAACTGGACTTCATGGTGAAAGATGCCCTTGGACGAAGCTGGCAGCTTGGAACCATTCAGGTAGATTACAACCTGCCAGAACGTTTTGATCTTACCTATAAAGGTAGTGATAACGAGGAACACCGCCCGGTGATGATTCACCGAGCACCTTTCGGAAGTATGGAGCGTTTTGTAGCTATCTTACTGGAACACACCGGTGGGAACTTCCCTTTATGGTTAATGCCCGAGCAGGCTATCATTCTCTCTCTCAGTGAGAAATATGAAAAATACTCCCAAAAAGTTTTAACTTTGCTTGAAAATAACGAAATTCGCGCCCTTGTAGACAACAGGAATGAGACTATTGGCAAGAAAATCAGGGAAGCCGAAGTGCAAAAATTCCCGTATATGCTGATAGTAGGTGAGCAGGAAGAGAAGGATGGTACGGTTTCTGTACGAAAACATAGCGAAGGAGATTTGGGAACGATGAGCGTAGAAGATTTTGCAAATTTGATAAATACCGAAATCAATAGTACCTTGAAACCTTTTGAAACTGAAGTTTAA
- the infC gene encoding translation initiation factor IF-3, with amino-acid sequence MRRKKPNKFGRQKEEQHRINEKIRADKVRLVGDNVEMQVIPARQALSLAQEMGLDLVEISPNAEPPVVKVMDYKKFLYEQKKREKAMKAKATKVVVKEIRFGPNTDDHDYEFKKRNAEKFLKEGAKLKAFVFFKGRSIVFKDKGEILLLRLAQDLEEYGKVEQMPKLEGKRMTMFMAPKKTTK; translated from the coding sequence ATAAGAAGGAAAAAACCGAATAAATTCGGGAGACAAAAAGAAGAGCAACACCGAATTAATGAAAAGATCAGAGCCGATAAAGTGCGTCTGGTTGGTGACAATGTAGAAATGCAGGTAATTCCTGCCAGACAAGCCCTGTCGCTTGCACAGGAAATGGGACTTGATCTGGTAGAGATTTCTCCAAATGCTGAACCACCTGTTGTAAAGGTAATGGATTATAAAAAATTCCTTTACGAACAGAAGAAGCGTGAGAAAGCCATGAAGGCCAAAGCTACGAAAGTGGTGGTCAAGGAGATTAGATTTGGACCAAATACAGATGATCACGATTACGAATTTAAAAAACGTAATGCGGAGAAATTCTTAAAGGAGGGTGCCAAATTGAAAGCCTTCGTATTTTTCAAAGGTCGCTCGATCGTATTCAAGGACAAAGGGGAAATCTTATTGCTACGTCTGGCCCAGGATCTGGAAGAATACGGAAAAGTGGAGCAAATGCCGAAGTTGGAAGGAAAGAGAATGACGATGTTCATGGCTCCAAAGAAAACAACGAAATAA
- the rpmI gene encoding 50S ribosomal protein L35: protein MPKMKTKSSAKKRFKLTGTGKIKRKHAFKSHILTKKSKKRKLALTHSTLVHDADKENVKLQLRLK, encoded by the coding sequence ATGCCTAAAATGAAAACGAAATCCAGTGCCAAAAAACGCTTTAAGCTAACTGGTACCGGAAAAATTAAAAGAAAGCACGCGTTCAAAAGTCACATCTTAACCAAGAAGTCTAAGAAACGTAAGCTAGCCTTAACTCACAGTACTTTGGTACATGATGCAGATAAGGAAAATGTGAAACTTCAGTTACGTTTGAAGTAA
- the rplT gene encoding 50S ribosomal protein L20, producing the protein MPRSVNSVAKRARRKKVLKQAKGYFGRRKNVWTVAKNAVDKAMLYAYRDRKAKKRNFRSLWIMRINAAARMSGMSYSQFMGKLKASNIDLNRKVLADLAMNNPEAFKAIVEKVK; encoded by the coding sequence ATGCCAAGATCAGTAAATTCTGTTGCGAAAAGAGCTCGTAGAAAAAAAGTTCTTAAGCAAGCCAAAGGTTACTTCGGACGTCGTAAAAACGTGTGGACAGTAGCCAAAAACGCGGTTGACAAAGCAATGTTATATGCTTACAGAGACCGTAAAGCTAAAAAACGTAATTTCCGTTCCTTGTGGATCATGCGTATCAACGCGGCTGCAAGAATGAGCGGGATGTCTTATTCTCAATTTATGGGGAAATTGAAAGCCAGCAATATCGATTTGAACCGTAAGGTTCTTGCCGATTTGGCGATGAACAACCCAGAAGCTTTTAAAGCGATTGTAGAAAAAGTAAAATAA
- a CDS encoding secondary thiamine-phosphate synthase enzyme YjbQ, which produces MRIFQKEIRLKARPRGFHLVTDEIVSQFSEISKIEAGFLQVFIKHTSASLTINENADPSVREDFESHFNKMVPENQPYYKHTLEGPDDMPAHIKTALTGISLQIPITNGKLNLGTWQGIYLCEHRDHGGARKLVLTAYGK; this is translated from the coding sequence ATGAGAATATTTCAGAAGGAAATACGGTTAAAGGCGAGACCAAGGGGATTCCATTTGGTAACAGATGAAATAGTGAGTCAATTTTCAGAAATATCAAAAATTGAAGCGGGGTTTCTTCAGGTCTTTATCAAACATACTTCAGCAAGTCTCACAATTAATGAGAATGCTGATCCTAGTGTTCGCGAAGATTTTGAATCTCATTTTAATAAAATGGTTCCGGAAAATCAGCCATACTACAAACATACATTGGAAGGTCCCGATGATATGCCGGCACATATCAAAACTGCTTTAACTGGAATTTCTCTACAAATTCCAATAACCAATGGTAAGTTAAATCTGGGAACTTGGCAGGGAATTTATCTCTGCGAACATCGCGATCATGGTGGCGCAAGAAAACTGGTTTTGACGGCCTATGGAAAATAA